A window of Nomascus leucogenys isolate Asia chromosome X, Asia_NLE_v1, whole genome shotgun sequence contains these coding sequences:
- the LOC115833284 gene encoding putative protein SSX8, giving the protein MPKKPAEEGNDSKEVPEASAPQNHGKELCPPGNPTTSEKIHETSGNREAQEKEERRGTAHRWSSQNTYNIGRLSLSTSLGAVHGTPKTITHNRDPKGGNMPGPTDCVRESRW; this is encoded by the exons ATGCCGAAGAAGCCAGCAGAGGAAGGAAATGATTCGAAGGAAGTGCCAGAAGCATCTGCCCCACAGAACCATGGGAAAGAGCTGTGCCCCCCGGGAAATCCAACTACCTCTGAGAAGATTCACGAGACATCAG gaaatagggaggcccaagaaaaggaagagagacgtGGAACAGCTCAtcggtggagcagtcagaacacatacaacattGGTCGATTAAGTTTGTCAACTTCTTTGGGTGCAGTTCATGGTACCCCCAAAACCATTAcacacaacagg GACCCAAAAGGGGGGAACATGCCTGGACCCACAGACTGCGTGAGAGAAAGCAGGTGGTGA